Genomic segment of Benincasa hispida cultivar B227 chromosome 1, ASM972705v1, whole genome shotgun sequence:
AAGTGTGTCCAAACCCGGTCcaaaattagaaaatgaaaTCTCCCGAGTTTGAAGTGTGTCTAGACGTATCTGTGTCTGACTCTGAGAACGAAGTGTCGGTGCTGATAGTAATTTAGAAGTATCAGACCTAAGGCATCATTAGAGCTTCTGGGCCTCAGATTcgttgtcttcttcttctttaatagGTAGGTTACTTGATATAATAATGTTCTATCCAAGCTTTACAAGGATACTCGTGCATCTGTCAAATCaatattgttcaatgaatctAAAGGAGTAAAGGTACAGAGCTTGTAAAGAGGACCAATAATATCATTCTACATTTGTTGCATGGACTTGTGATTGGCTTGCATGGCAATTGATTTTTATATGCTTCAAGCATTAGAAAGTTCCATGAAGAATTCACCTCTTCAACCGAAGCTAACATGCTCGGTTATATTTACTTTTCCATTTACTAGGTTTGGCAGTATCATTTAGCAACAGATTTTTGCAAAATGCATTTTTGGGGTGACGTACCTTCCCCTTCCCCCCAAGATTTACTTGGatacttattttaaaattggctGCATGCATCTATTATCACAAAACTTTATATTTCGATTTTATGACCTTTGAATACTTGTGTATTGCAGGTGCGCAAGTTCAGCAAACATTGTAGAAGTTGTGATAAATGTGTTGATGGTTTTGATCACCATTGTCGGGTATatctttggttttttaaaatcatctagtttgttttttattttaattttctttacgTTTTTAATTGGAGATTGACCGTCTTTTCATCGTGGTTGCAGTGGCTCAATAACTGTGTGGGGCAGAAAAACTATATCACATTTATTTCTCTTATGGCAGTAAGTCTTGTTTGGGTAAGTACTAAAAACTGGATAGTATTAAATCATAGCATACACTCTCTCTTTTTGCTATTAATTACTCTTTACCTTTGTGGTTTAGCTCGTTGTTGAAGCTGGAGTTGGTATTGCTGTTTTAGTGCGTTGTTTTGTTAATAAAAAAGGCACGGAAACTGAAATTATTGATCGACTTGGAAATGGCTTTTCTCGTGCCCCTTTTGCGACAGTTGTGGTAAGGAAAAATTAAGTAATTTTATCTGATAGTGAAGGCAATAGTTTTGTAGCTTACTGAAGCCAAGCGCTAATTGCCAATCTGAATTTGGTTTTATCCAGGCTATATGTACAGCAGTTTCCATGCTAGCTTGTATCCCTTTGGGcgaacttttcttcttccacaTGATATTAATTAAAAAGGTCAGTGGTGAGAGCATAAATTCCTTTTTCATTCTCCATCTTTGTTCCATCTTGGGAAATAGTGGTATGGGTTAATAGTCCAATAAATACTGCtacatttaaaatcaaaatagttttatcAATATCTTTGATCAATTCTGAAAACTAATGTATCATGGATGAGACAGTTTACCTGGTGCTTGGATTTCATCAATTATTTTACTACATGTGTTGAAATAGGGTATTACAACCTATGAATATGTTGTTGCAATGAGGGCTACAAGCGAGGCCCCTGCTGGAGCTTCTGTTGACGAGGAATTGCCAAACATAATGTACTCTCCATCTGGATCTGCTACCACTGGTTTGAGTGGTGGAAGTTCTCTTGGTTTACAGTACAAAGGGGCATGGTGTACACCTCCAAGAGTTTTTGTTGATTATCAGGTATTTTCATAAGTCATTTTATTCTTCTGTAAGAAAACCTACATTTCTCCTCTACACTTTTTGGTTattcgttttcattttttctataaacttaaatattttttttacgtGACCTGACAGctgataattttatttattagttcTTAAACATAGGTTGATAGTCATTTTGTACTTGCTCCAGTTTGATTGTCTAAATTAGGAAAGGGAAAAGTTGGAGTACGGCTTTGGTAAAATTAGAGCATAATAAATCAGTGTAACTTAACGTAAAGAGGTTTTCAATTAAAAAGATGGAACAATTAAATTTTAGTATAATTTTTAATACTATAATGTACTAGTGTGAAGCCATGGGACAATGACAAAGTCTAGTTCAAGGTCTTTCATTAATTATGTCTCCGTAACCCTGCATGTGCTGATGAATAATACATCACACTGAGGTTGGCATTTTTGCTTCAATGCGGTCATATTTCTATTTTATCCACGGGGAATTTGTGCATGCTTCACCCACTTCACAAGCttcttcctactttctttaaaaaaataaaaacagctTCTTTCTAATAACGAAGCCCACTTAAATGCATTAGGATGAAGTGGTGCCTCACCTGGAGCCAGGAATGGTACCATCAACTGTGGACCCAGATGCAGCCGGAGCTTCAGAAAGAGGTCCAAAAGCACCCAAAAGAGCCGTTCGTCTTAGTGCTTGGAAGCTTGCAAAACTGGACTCTAATGAGGCCATGAAGGCCGCAGCCAAAGCTAGAGCATCATCATCTGTTCTGAGGCCACTTGATAACCGTCGTTTCCCAGATACTGAATTGAGCTCCAGTGGCAACGTGAGTGTTAGAAGTAGCGTGAGCACTGACACTGGTGCAAATAAAGAGATTAAGAATGATCTTAGGCTCTCTCCCATAAGAAATTCTTTGGCTCCGAGTCAAGCTAGTCGGGATGATTATGAAACCAGAACACAGAGCGTGAGTAGCTTCAGTAGTCCAAGCCATGTGCATGAAACAGTCACCCTCAGTCCTCTCCCACATGGTAATGGTCTGGGTCGTTTTAGTGCTGCTTCGTCGCTTCCCAGCCTAGTTCCTGGACGTCCGTATCCTTCCAAGGGATCCTACCCTATTGTCACCGACCCAAGATCACATACTTCTGGGTTTGATGATAAGGTTGCTCAGAGGGGAAGCACTACTGATCCATTACTGCTTTCAGCCCCGGCTACTTCTCTTCTCAGAGATGTCAGAAAGACATCGGTTGTCTGGGACCAAGAAGCTGGGAGGTATGTCTCAGTCCCTGCATCAGCTTCAGAA
This window contains:
- the LOC120085400 gene encoding probable protein S-acyltransferase 19 encodes the protein MVRKHGWQLPAHTFQVVAITVFCLLVVAFYAFFAPFLGGRVWEYILVGVYSPVALLVFILYVRCTAINPADPGIMSKFDNRVTAPDNNQGLSSKGLPHNLDEIVNGRHSSASSASRSSISGANMSKKGSVGEIGAVDNPVERPTIRSADNIGLICCALFVHEDCRKRDGAADPLSAAEDALFCTLCNAEVRKFSKHCRSCDKCVDGFDHHCRWLNNCVGQKNYITFISLMAVSLVWLVVEAGVGIAVLVRCFVNKKGTETEIIDRLGNGFSRAPFATVVAICTAVSMLACIPLGELFFFHMILIKKGITTYEYVVAMRATSEAPAGASVDEELPNIMYSPSGSATTGLSGGSSLGLQYKGAWCTPPRVFVDYQDEVVPHLEPGMVPSTVDPDAAGASERGPKAPKRAVRLSAWKLAKLDSNEAMKAAAKARASSSVLRPLDNRRFPDTELSSSGNVSVRSSVSTDTGANKEIKNDLRLSPIRNSLAPSQASRDDYETRTQSVSSFSSPSHVHETVTLSPLPHGNGLGRFSAASSLPSLVPGRPYPSKGSYPIVTDPRSHTSGFDDKVAQRGSTTDPLLLSAPATSLLRDVRKTSVVWDQEAGRYVSVPASASETRPTRSSVQIGLPNLNAETSNNARKPVAPLQPTPSSSNTKAPLQQAEKLMYTGDSIFFGGPLVNVPSRDSLRNDRVSNSRESQDRMAMNLSRESRFKRDSASNQLPVFVPGGYEQSRPSGSRLR